In a single window of the Pocillopora verrucosa isolate sample1 chromosome 4, ASM3666991v2, whole genome shotgun sequence genome:
- the LOC136280481 gene encoding amine sulfotransferase-like, with amino-acid sequence MGDRIKPLKLLRDVLLPPEMDVEKEMVDVLPKLPARKEDIFITSYPRSGSTWTEEVVWQILHDGKIDERRLDERMPFVEGIILPIKSYPYTVTDPESAKKMFTSFPEPRVFKTHLPYCFVPKGSDEADKPRYIYVVRNPKDVLVSIYHHHRNMPYLVEIPSWDEAFKRFITGDFTFGLHFDHVLGWWEQRDDPNILILTYEDRIKDPADAVDKIAKFLSKKISPETRDLIVRQTSFDAMKSSSHTNFTWFEGIKGNGFFRKGQVGGWKDYFTEEQNELFDKVFSERVGDGETAAKLRELMSL; translated from the exons ATGGGTGACCGGATAAAACCGCTGAAATTACTAAGAGACGTTCTCCTTCCACCGGAAATGGAcgtagaaaaagaaatggtgGACGTTCTTCCAAAACTGCCGGCCCGAAAGGAGGATATCTTTATTACGTCATATCCAAGATCAG GCTCCACTTGGACTGAGGAAGTTGTGTGGCAGATTCTTCATGATGGTAAAATAGACGAGCGTCGATTGGATGAACGAATGCCTTTTGTGGAAGGGATTATTCTGCCTATTAAATCTTATCCCTATACTGTAACAGACCCCGAGTccgccaagaaaatgtttaccaGCTTCCCTGAGCCTCGCGTATTCAAAACTCATCTTCCTTATTGCTTCGTCCCTAAGGGTTCTGATGAGGCTGACAAGCCTCGATACATATATGTTGTGCGCAATCCCAAAGATGTGCTTGTGTCTATTTATCATCATCACCGCAACATGCCTTATTTAGTGGAAATTCCTTCCTGGGACGAGGCGTTCAAACGTTTTATCACAGGAGACT TTACGTTTGGTTTGCACTTTGATCACGTGTTAGGCTGGTGGGAACAAAGGGACGACCCTAACATTTTGATTCTTACTTATGAGGACAGAATAAAG GATCCAGCAGATGCTGTTGACAAGATAGCAAAGTTCCTTAGTAAAAAGATCTCCCCTGAAACACGTGACCTTATTGTCAGACAAACGTCCTTTGACGCGATGAAGAGCTCCAGTCACACCAACTTTACTTGGTTTGAAGGAATCAAGGGTAATGGCTTTTTTAGAAAGGGTCAAGTAGGAGGATGGAAAGATTACTTTACTGAAGAACAGAATGAATTGTTTGATAAGGTTTTCAGTGAAAGAGTTGGAGATGGTGAGACTGCAGCTAAATTAAGAGAACTGATGTCACTGTAG